The uncultured Sphaerochaeta sp. genome includes the window GCAACCTCTACCAGATATTCTCCGTATTTGACAAAAAGGAAACGGTCAATGAGGCACGGATTTCCCAGTTGATCACAAATGTGATGACTGAACTCTATCTTGCCCGGTTTGCAGGTGAGAAGACCTCCAGTGTGGATGCCATCGAGGAAGTACTTACGTATATATCGATGCATATCGAGCAGTCATTGAGTGTCGAGGACCTTGCCAGGCGTGCAAACCTCAGTCCTTACTACTTTTCCCGGCTCTTCAAGCAGAGTACCGGGTTCTCCCCGCATGAATACATGCTCAACCATCGGGTGGCAAATGCCAAATACCTTTTGCGTACCACTGATTTCCCGATCAAGAAGGTTGCTTCCTGCTGTGGGTTTTCCACAGCAAGTTCCTTTTGTACAAACTTCAAGAAACGGGTAGGTTCGAGTCCGCTGCAGTATAGGGAGGGGGAGAAGCAACATGGCAAGAATTCGTGAGAAGGGAGAGGGCTTTCCCAAGGAGAAACTCTATGTGATCCCACGCAGTATGCTGGATGCGTTCAAATCGAATCCAGCTCTCCGTGGTTTTGTGATCTCTGATGCAGGGTATTTTCCCCATGCTCGCTACCACCTCCGTCAGCGTCTGCATGGGTGCGAACAGAACATCTTCATCTACTGTGAAGAGGGTGAGGGTTTTGTCAGTATAGATGGGGTAGTAACCCATCTTTCCAAAGGACAGGCCATTACCATTCCTGAAAAAACTGCCCATCTCTATGGGGCAAGCAAGGATCACCCTTGGTCGATCTACTGGTTTCACTTTGCAGGTGATTTCTCCCCGACCTATGTCCCTAGAGCGCTTTCAGGGAGGGGTATAAAGATTCCTCATGCTTCCCAGTCGGTTATCCTGGGATTGTTCACACAGGTGTTCACCCCTCTCTCCAGAGGCTACACCCATCGCTACCTACTTGCAGCAAGCAGCGCTGCTGCCCTGATACTCTCGCTCTCCTATGAGCAGGAGTATTTTACTACCGATACATTGAATGTTCCCGGGGTGCGGGTTATTGAGGACCTGATCGCCTATGCCCAGAGTCACCTGACCGAGGAGATAACCCTTGAAACGTTTATCTCACGATCCCAGTACAGTCCAAGTAGGATTATCCAGCTGTTCAAAGAGGTGACCGGCTACTCACCGATGGCTTTTGTGCAGCACCTAAGGATGCAGCGGGCTTGTTACTATCTCGATGCCACTCCAGAGCCAATCAACCGCATTGCAGAGTATGTAGGATTTACTGACCAGTTCTATTTTTCTCGCGTTTTCAAGAAGATAATTGGGGTATCGCCCAGGGAATATAG containing:
- a CDS encoding AraC family transcriptional regulator; this encodes MARIREKGEGFPKEKLYVIPRSMLDAFKSNPALRGFVISDAGYFPHARYHLRQRLHGCEQNIFIYCEEGEGFVSIDGVVTHLSKGQAITIPEKTAHLYGASKDHPWSIYWFHFAGDFSPTYVPRALSGRGIKIPHASQSVILGLFTQVFTPLSRGYTHRYLLAASSAAALILSLSYEQEYFTTDTLNVPGVRVIEDLIAYAQSHLTEEITLETFISRSQYSPSRIIQLFKEVTGYSPMAFVQHLRMQRACYYLDATPEPINRIAEYVGFTDQFYFSRVFKKIIGVSPREYRKVAHT
- a CDS encoding AraC family transcriptional regulator, whose product is MNYHSPGVLEPSKIFLYSASARARSLFYYLLCIGHYHCSAEYLVARQRYDSYLLIYTLSGSGYVLQGGEYRSVGTGSIALLDCYQAHTYKASKEGWEILWMHIDGPTLRSWFSALSQGGEPVIQLLPSAYVVERNLYQIFSVFDKKETVNEARISQLITNVMTELYLARFAGEKTSSVDAIEEVLTYISMHIEQSLSVEDLARRANLSPYYFSRLFKQSTGFSPHEYMLNHRVANAKYLLRTTDFPIKKVASCCGFSTASSFCTNFKKRVGSSPLQYREGEKQHGKNS